A portion of the Oscillospiraceae bacterium genome contains these proteins:
- a CDS encoding LacI family transcriptional regulator, translated as MAAKETEKMTIEQVADALGVSKTTVSRALSGKGRISEETRAKVYAYLGRTRTEPAAPQGGEKVRTNNIAMIVPQRFITLDLPFLRKCMGGICIMADQRGYDLMLCYASNTEYSQLQRQLANHKVDGVILTYAMADDPCIELLRQYETPFVLIGRSEDKTIPQADNDQVAAACEMTRILLQLGAKRIALLVGSTIYAVNTDRIRGYLRGFAEFGVPVDQRLVHSGVESAGQTLDALEAALEQKADCILCGDDEVAFEVMRELRTRHILVPNDLRVASLYDSSMLASITPSVSAVQYDAEQLGKTACRMLLDRLAGKEIVMRQLEGYQVILRDSTKWRERSRSIK; from the coding sequence GTGGCTGCAAAGGAAACCGAAAAAATGACGATCGAGCAGGTGGCCGATGCGCTTGGTGTTTCTAAAACAACGGTATCACGCGCACTTTCCGGAAAGGGACGCATCAGTGAGGAGACCCGCGCCAAGGTATATGCCTATCTAGGACGCACCCGCACTGAGCCTGCCGCCCCGCAGGGCGGCGAAAAGGTGCGCACCAACAACATTGCCATGATCGTACCGCAGCGCTTTATTACGCTGGATCTGCCCTTTTTGCGCAAGTGCATGGGCGGCATCTGCATCATGGCAGACCAGCGCGGCTATGACCTGATGCTTTGCTACGCCTCCAACACCGAGTATTCGCAGCTGCAGCGGCAGCTGGCCAACCACAAGGTGGACGGCGTGATCCTGACCTACGCCATGGCGGATGATCCCTGCATCGAACTTTTGCGGCAATACGAGACACCTTTTGTGCTCATCGGACGCAGCGAGGACAAGACCATCCCGCAGGCAGACAACGATCAGGTCGCGGCTGCCTGCGAGATGACACGCATCCTTTTGCAGCTGGGCGCCAAGCGGATCGCGCTGCTGGTGGGCAGTACCATCTACGCCGTCAACACCGACCGCATACGCGGTTATCTGCGTGGATTCGCGGAATTTGGTGTGCCAGTAGACCAGCGGCTCGTTCATTCCGGTGTGGAATCTGCCGGGCAGACGCTCGATGCACTGGAGGCTGCGCTGGAGCAGAAGGCAGATTGCATCCTTTGCGGCGATGATGAGGTCGCCTTTGAGGTCATGCGGGAGCTGCGGACGCGGCATATCCTCGTGCCCAACGATCTGCGAGTGGCCAGCCTGTACGACAGCTCCATGCTTGCCAGCATCACGCCGTCTGTTTCGGCGGTGCAGTACGATGCCGAGCAGCTGGGCAAGACCGCCTGCCGGATGCTGCTGGACCGGCTGGCCGGAAAAGAGATC
- a CDS encoding beta-galactosidase, with amino-acid sequence MQQLRLLHGGDYNPEQWLDRPDILAQDIELMKKAHVNTVTLGVFSWSTLEPQEGVFELDWLADIVHNLYANGIHTILATPSAARPAWMAHKYPEVRRVRADRVRELYNRRQNYCYTSPVYREKVRIIDQMLAQRFGNDPAVLLWHISNEMSGDCHCELCQAAFRCWLKERYGSLDALNKAWNARFWSHDYTAWKQIESPAPQGENAVQGLALDWKRFVSDRHIDFLKFERDTVKEFAPDAKFTVNMMYRFDGIDYFKMSKEIDIASWDNYPTWHKPSETVEETALDTALMHDLYYSMKGRPFLLMESSPSFTNWQPISKQKRPGIAELAALQTVAHGSDSVLYFQWRASRGAEEKFHGAVVGHDGREDARPFRETMEVGRKLEVLSEIATTCREKQAAIVHDWENKWALEGSCGPRNAGMGYWDELKLHYNALAREGIAVEFVNQESDLTGYGLVVVPMVYLLTDAFAQKLCDFARNGGTVVVTYWTGVVDESDLCRLGDTPYGLTDLLGLRRTEIDGMYDGETCRCTPMDDSTLPETQASVLCEVASLNDTDPATPLSVYAEDYYANCPAVAVHSYGEGRAYYLASRFEEAFYRAFYRAAVKEVGLTPAWPEALPDGVLAARRGTFVFVQNCNEHPVEVGGVALNRYGTAVWKNGEQVL; translated from the coding sequence ATGCAGCAGCTCAGATTACTTCATGGCGGAGACTACAACCCGGAACAGTGGCTGGACCGGCCCGATATTCTGGCGCAGGACATCGAACTGATGAAAAAGGCACACGTTAATACTGTGACGCTGGGCGTGTTCTCATGGTCCACATTGGAACCGCAGGAGGGGGTATTTGAGCTGGATTGGCTGGCAGACATCGTCCATAACCTGTATGCCAATGGAATCCATACGATCCTTGCAACGCCCAGTGCGGCCCGCCCCGCTTGGATGGCACACAAATACCCCGAGGTGCGCCGAGTCCGGGCAGACCGGGTCCGGGAGCTGTACAACCGGCGGCAGAATTACTGCTATACATCGCCGGTTTACCGGGAAAAAGTCCGCATCATCGACCAGATGCTGGCGCAGCGGTTCGGCAATGACCCGGCTGTCCTGCTCTGGCATATCTCCAACGAGATGAGCGGCGACTGCCATTGCGAGCTGTGTCAGGCCGCGTTCCGCTGCTGGCTCAAGGAACGGTATGGCTCTTTGGATGCCTTGAACAAGGCATGGAACGCCCGGTTCTGGAGTCACGACTATACCGCTTGGAAACAAATCGAAAGTCCTGCTCCGCAGGGGGAAAATGCCGTGCAGGGCCTTGCGCTGGACTGGAAGCGCTTTGTCAGTGACCGACACATTGATTTTTTGAAATTTGAGCGTGATACCGTGAAAGAATTTGCGCCGGATGCAAAGTTCACGGTAAACATGATGTACCGGTTTGACGGCATCGACTATTTCAAAATGTCCAAGGAGATCGACATTGCCAGCTGGGACAACTACCCCACATGGCACAAGCCCAGCGAAACAGTGGAAGAAACGGCGTTGGATACGGCCCTGATGCACGACCTGTATTACTCCATGAAGGGCAGGCCCTTCCTGCTGATGGAATCCAGCCCCAGCTTTACCAACTGGCAGCCGATCTCCAAACAGAAGCGCCCCGGCATTGCGGAGCTTGCGGCTCTGCAGACGGTTGCACATGGTTCGGACAGTGTGCTTTACTTCCAGTGGCGAGCCAGCCGCGGCGCTGAAGAAAAGTTCCATGGTGCAGTCGTCGGCCATGATGGCCGGGAGGATGCCCGCCCGTTCCGGGAAACGATGGAAGTGGGACGGAAGCTGGAAGTTCTTTCTGAAATTGCAACGACTTGCCGTGAAAAACAGGCGGCAATCGTCCACGATTGGGAAAACAAGTGGGCATTGGAAGGTTCCTGCGGCCCGCGCAATGCAGGGATGGGCTACTGGGACGAGCTGAAGCTGCACTACAATGCTCTTGCGCGGGAAGGCATTGCGGTGGAGTTCGTGAATCAGGAATCCGATTTGACGGGTTATGGTTTGGTCGTTGTTCCGATGGTTTATTTGCTGACCGATGCCTTTGCCCAAAAACTCTGTGATTTTGCCCGGAATGGTGGTACGGTCGTGGTTACATACTGGACCGGTGTGGTGGATGAAAGCGATTTGTGCCGTCTGGGTGACACGCCCTACGGCTTGACCGACCTGCTGGGCCTGCGCCGCACTGAGATCGACGGAATGTATGACGGCGAAACCTGCCGCTGCACCCCGATGGACGATTCCACTTTGCCGGAAACGCAGGCTTCGGTCCTATGCGAGGTCGCAAGTCTGAACGACACCGACCCTGCCACACCGCTGAGCGTTTATGCCGAGGACTATTATGCAAACTGCCCGGCGGTGGCTGTCCACTCCTACGGGGAGGGCCGTGCCTATTATCTGGCAAGTCGGTTCGAGGAAGCGTTCTATCGCGCATTTTATCGTGCTGCTGTAAAGGAAGTCGGCCTGACCCCGGCCTGGCCGGAGGCTCTGCCGGACGGCGTTCTGGCCGCGCGGCGCGGTACGTTCGTCTTTGTACAGAACTGCAATGAACATCCGGTCGAAGTAGGCGGTGTTGCGCTGAACCGTTACGGAACGGCCGTCTGGAAAAACGGCGAGCAGGTCCTGTAA
- a CDS encoding linear amide C-N hydrolase, translating to MKKHIKRISLMIVCIILLLVGSFCIYYFSRFCTLSSIQKVTSYEDGYNLYQIDIKYDYDLDQIIDYGITDNQSMIDAIIKEALPLLPVKIKAPDFGCTAFTMTDNQNQVHMGRNYDFKLDTSAMLVYCTPQNGYKSVAFAALDNISANTPDESMKKKLATLTSPFICLDGMNEKGVSIAVLTLDSEPVFQNTGKPTIATTLAIRLVLDRAASTQEAVDLLKEYDMFASSGRDYHFYITDASGDGRVIEYDCDSETRELVDTRSEAVTNFFVLYKDKVAPNQKNGIYGHGRERYDAVLKTFEAETEHTNSTVWNALKASSQDPNPTDITSNTQWSINYNNTDLTAEIALRRNWDDKTIYNLSQNKIEHPN from the coding sequence ATGAAAAAACATATAAAACGAATCTCCCTTATGATTGTCTGTATCATCCTTCTCCTTGTCGGAAGCTTCTGTATCTATTATTTTTCCCGCTTCTGCACGCTCTCTTCCATTCAGAAAGTCACTTCTTATGAAGATGGATACAACCTTTATCAGATAGACATCAAATACGATTATGATCTGGATCAGATCATTGACTACGGAATCACAGACAACCAAAGTATGATCGACGCAATTATCAAAGAAGCTCTTCCCCTGCTGCCTGTTAAGATCAAAGCTCCTGATTTCGGATGCACTGCGTTTACAATGACAGATAACCAGAATCAGGTTCATATGGGCCGAAATTATGATTTTAAGCTGGACACTTCTGCCATGCTTGTGTACTGTACGCCCCAAAATGGTTACAAATCTGTAGCCTTCGCGGCACTTGATAATATTTCTGCCAATACACCTGATGAAAGCATGAAGAAAAAACTTGCCACCTTGACCTCTCCTTTCATTTGCCTTGATGGTATGAACGAAAAAGGTGTTTCTATTGCAGTACTTACTCTGGACAGCGAACCAGTTTTCCAGAATACCGGCAAGCCAACAATCGCAACAACACTGGCTATTCGCCTCGTGTTGGACCGTGCTGCCTCCACACAGGAAGCAGTAGATCTGTTAAAAGAATATGATATGTTCGCCTCCTCCGGTAGAGATTATCATTTCTACATTACAGACGCCTCAGGTGATGGACGAGTCATTGAATACGATTGCGACAGTGAAACCCGAGAACTCGTTGACACCAGATCTGAAGCTGTCACTAATTTCTTTGTCCTGTACAAAGACAAAGTTGCTCCGAATCAGAAGAATGGAATCTACGGACACGGAAGAGAACGTTACGATGCTGTTCTTAAGACTTTTGAAGCAGAAACAGAACATACCAATTCTACCGTATGGAATGCTTTAAAGGCATCTTCCCAGGATCCAAATCCTACTGATATCACAAGTAATACACAATGGTCGATCAATTATAATAATACAGATCTGACTGCCGAGATTGCTCTCCGACGAAACTGGGATGATAAAACGATCTATAATCTAAGTCAAAATAAAATTGAACATCCGAATTAA
- a CDS encoding TetR/AcrR family transcriptional regulator encodes MARRYDSKEAKRRILTACVRLFLEKGYTNTKVAEILKEADVSAGSFQNIFRTKDGVLTELISMMFSRQFDAVRPLAANAPSPVYLYAVETALQLALTELSENLRDIYVEAYTFPATVEIIHRSTTAELQAAFSTYLPGCAECDFYEIELGTAGMMRGYMARRCDPYFTLERKIRRYLSMSLSALQVPAQEREQVIAFVAEIDVLAEARKVIDAVLASLSVQFDLKG; translated from the coding sequence ATGGCGCGCAGATACGACAGCAAAGAAGCAAAACGGCGGATTTTGACCGCCTGTGTCCGGCTTTTTCTGGAAAAAGGCTACACGAACACCAAGGTAGCAGAAATTTTAAAGGAAGCGGATGTTTCTGCCGGGTCGTTCCAGAACATTTTCCGCACCAAGGACGGCGTGCTGACCGAGCTGATCAGCATGATGTTCAGCAGGCAGTTCGATGCGGTAAGGCCGCTGGCGGCAAACGCCCCATCGCCGGTGTACCTCTACGCAGTGGAAACGGCTTTGCAGCTGGCGCTGACCGAACTGAGTGAGAATCTGCGGGATATCTATGTGGAAGCGTACACCTTCCCCGCCACGGTGGAGATCATCCACCGCAGCACCACGGCCGAGCTGCAGGCGGCGTTCAGCACGTATCTGCCCGGGTGCGCCGAGTGCGATTTCTATGAGATAGAGCTGGGCACGGCTGGCATGATGCGCGGCTATATGGCACGGCGGTGCGACCCCTACTTTACGCTGGAGCGCAAAATACGGCGCTATCTGAGCATGAGCCTGAGTGCGCTGCAGGTCCCCGCGCAGGAGCGCGAGCAGGTCATCGCTTTTGTGGCGGAGATCGATGTGCTTGCTGAGGCGCGGAAAGTGATAGATGCAGTGCTTGCATCGCTGTCCGTACAGTTTGATCTGAAAGGATAA
- a CDS encoding ATP-binding protein gives MDFIGRTSELATLNAELERGSGFVVIYGRRRVGKTTLIKEFIKDKRAFYFLATTESEAQSMKRFAGVLSRTTKNPMLSKVTFTDWLDLFQVVADDHPDEKKVLVIDEFPYLVKTNPDFPSILQNAWDEVLKDHNVMLVLCGSLISMMKKHALAYDSPLYGRRTAQIRLMPLQFTDVYAAQNLSFEQAVEQYAITGGVPKYMEFFQTDEPLVEQIRRVVLSKNGFLYEEPDFLLNEEVQTPINYFSVLKAISDGNHKLSKIGMTMEQDTSAITPYLKTLIDLGFVIKNVPITEKNPERSRKSLYYVSDNFIRFWFRYVYPFKGELELDNQQIVLDEMGKDFKQKFVAFAYESICRNIFAELCRKGQIDFEPSLIGSYWCNDNEGDTEIDVAAVDNQHKRLFLGECKYHAKPVDVAVYSALQEKGQSKELTAAFKGYEIVYGLFSKSGFTDRLVEMAAENSNLILIQEDAVYRK, from the coding sequence ATGGACTTCATCGGCAGAACATCCGAACTGGCAACGCTGAATGCAGAATTAGAGCGTGGCAGCGGTTTTGTGGTGATTTACGGCAGGCGGCGTGTTGGAAAAACAACGCTGATTAAAGAGTTTATCAAAGATAAACGCGCGTTCTACTTTTTGGCAACCACAGAAAGTGAAGCCCAGAGCATGAAGCGGTTTGCCGGGGTGCTTTCCCGTACCACGAAGAATCCCATGCTCAGCAAGGTCACATTCACCGACTGGCTGGATTTATTCCAAGTGGTAGCAGACGACCACCCGGACGAGAAAAAGGTGCTTGTCATTGATGAATTTCCGTATCTGGTCAAGACGAACCCGGATTTCCCGTCCATCTTGCAAAACGCATGGGATGAAGTGCTGAAAGACCATAACGTGATGCTGGTTCTCTGCGGTTCCCTCATCAGCATGATGAAAAAACACGCACTTGCCTACGACAGTCCGCTCTATGGCCGTAGAACGGCACAGATTCGGCTGATGCCGCTGCAATTTACGGATGTGTATGCGGCGCAGAACCTGTCGTTTGAGCAGGCTGTGGAGCAGTATGCCATCACGGGCGGCGTACCGAAATATATGGAGTTTTTCCAGACGGACGAGCCGCTGGTGGAGCAGATTCGGCGTGTGGTACTGTCGAAAAATGGCTTTTTGTATGAAGAACCGGATTTCTTGCTCAACGAGGAAGTGCAGACGCCTATCAACTATTTCTCCGTGCTAAAAGCGATTTCGGACGGCAACCACAAGCTGAGCAAGATCGGTATGACGATGGAGCAGGACACGTCAGCTATTACGCCGTACCTGAAAACACTGATCGACCTTGGTTTTGTTATCAAGAACGTTCCCATCACCGAAAAGAATCCAGAGCGTTCCCGGAAAAGCCTGTATTATGTTTCGGACAACTTCATCCGCTTCTGGTTCCGCTATGTGTACCCATTCAAGGGGGAGTTGGAACTGGACAACCAGCAGATCGTGCTGGACGAGATGGGCAAAGACTTTAAGCAAAAGTTCGTGGCTTTCGCTTATGAGAGCATCTGCCGGAACATCTTTGCAGAGCTGTGCCGAAAGGGGCAGATTGACTTTGAACCTTCACTCATTGGCTCTTACTGGTGTAACGACAACGAGGGAGACACAGAGATCGATGTTGCAGCTGTGGACAACCAGCACAAACGGCTGTTCCTCGGTGAGTGTAAGTACCATGCGAAACCTGTGGATGTGGCGGTCTACTCTGCCTTGCAAGAAAAGGGGCAGTCCAAAGAACTTACAGCGGCCTTTAAGGGCTACGAAATTGTGTACGGACTGTTCTCCAAGAGCGGCTTTACAGATCGACTGGTGGAAATGGCAGCGGAGAACTCCAACCTGATTCTGATTCAGGAAGATGCAGTTTACAGGAAGTAA
- a CDS encoding M48 family metallopeptidase produces MIQICAVETEHGCICYQLERKNVRNINLRIRTDASVYVSAPKDVSESVVTQFVKRRSRYIAEAQQQFREFRQYAPQPRHYVSGESFSVLGRSLRLRVEQGKKDDIRSDGVYLYLTVKDTEDQKQKKRLVDRYLNKMCREIFQQTVDQLYPIFRKYGVPSPRIHIRSMDTRWGSCLPQKAIITLNQHLLEMPVSCIEYVVLHEFCHFLYPNHSKDFYAILTTLMPDWQQRKKLLDKNAQFEWSPKYETFCGGES; encoded by the coding sequence ATGATACAGATTTGTGCGGTTGAGACGGAGCATGGTTGTATCTGCTATCAGCTAGAACGAAAGAACGTACGCAATATCAATCTTCGGATTCGGACAGATGCCTCTGTTTATGTTTCTGCTCCGAAAGATGTCTCGGAAAGTGTTGTTACACAATTTGTGAAACGACGCAGCCGTTACATTGCTGAGGCACAGCAGCAATTTCGAGAATTCCGACAGTACGCACCGCAGCCCCGGCATTATGTCAGTGGGGAAAGTTTTTCCGTGTTGGGGCGCAGTCTGCGTCTGCGGGTAGAGCAAGGAAAAAAGGACGATATACGTTCCGATGGCGTTTATCTCTATCTTACCGTAAAAGACACAGAAGATCAGAAACAAAAAAAGCGTCTTGTTGACCGTTATCTGAATAAGATGTGTCGCGAAATATTTCAGCAGACAGTGGATCAGCTTTATCCGATATTTCGAAAATACGGTGTGCCATCTCCACGAATCCATATTCGATCGATGGATACTCGCTGGGGATCTTGTCTTCCGCAGAAGGCTATCATTACATTGAACCAGCACTTGCTCGAAATGCCCGTCAGTTGTATTGAATATGTAGTATTGCACGAGTTTTGTCATTTTCTATACCCAAACCACTCGAAGGATTTTTATGCGATCCTGACAACACTCATGCCCGATTGGCAGCAACGCAAAAAATTGTTAGACAAAAATGCACAGTTTGAATGGAGTCCAAAATATGAAACGTTTTGTGGCGGTGAAAGCTGA
- a CDS encoding HsdR family type I site-specific deoxyribonuclease — MNLDKSIYSEVNISKKPALELLQAMGYTYLSPEECRQQRGSGYRVLLRDVLRGQLRKLNRYTYGGVENEFSAVNIEHAMDDLEIPLTDGLVRTSEKIYDALMLGKSYPETVGEGRLLNFNLKYIDWEDPTQNLYHVTEEFAVESADGQHDARPDIALFVNGIPFAVIECKAPDIPVEQAIEQTCRNQQPHYIPQLYAFAQIVMTTNKNEVRYATTGTPKKFWSIWKEQDADFLNRKMAQLIPDRTPTVQDKDIVSLFTPVRLLELTKYFVLFDYNVKKICRYQQYFAVKEILHTVKQRDEKGNRCGGVIWHTQGSGKSLTMVMVAKYLLLELQADHPRVVIVTDRKELDKQITATFAHTRLRPAHATNGRHLLGLVTDERVDIVTSIINKFSTAERLDGCNKSRDIFVLVDESHRSNYGKMSHKMRTVFPNACYIGFTGTPLMKSEKNTLKKFGGLIHKYTIQDGVADGAIVPLIYEGRFVEQKVDEKNIDLWFQQTTKRLTESQRDDLARKWSSIRRLTSTDARIKRIALDINEDFCRTYKNTGFKGMVATNYKRDAVRYLECFEQFGDLNCAVVISAPDLRESVDDADEGADDKVVAYWNRMMQRYGSADDYEEAIKAQYHAGELDLVIVCSKWLTGFDEPLCQVLYLDKELKEHGLLQAIARTNRLCEGKSYGMIVDYRGLIKKLDEAMELYSGAGLENFDGHDLKGVVVDVLSAIGTVRSDYSALMELFSAVSGLTLAGTDAEAVEVFLADNSKREEFYKRLCNFGRSLNLVLNSEKTYEALAVEEREKYIKAFGFFSAVRRSVKPRYGDSIDNREYEPLMQNLLDVHLSVEGLKRITEPVDILDRDAFEKELNELGSLRAKADAIRTRLAKSINTKYQENPAYYENFSKRIKEALELYKARTITEAEYLAKMRDILEDYRTGKSAIAYPDRIRANVHAQAFYGVLTAIFSNEKLSVEPDFAAEMALDITTIIEKHSQVDWTHNLTIHDRISQDIDDLFYRYQKERGLVLSFDVIDMIIENVKTVALRRFA, encoded by the coding sequence ATGAACCTCGATAAATCCATTTACTCCGAAGTTAACATCAGCAAAAAGCCTGCGCTGGAACTGCTGCAGGCCATGGGGTATACATATCTCTCCCCGGAAGAATGCCGTCAGCAGCGCGGAAGTGGCTACCGGGTGCTGTTGCGGGATGTGCTGCGCGGTCAGCTGCGAAAATTGAACCGCTATACCTACGGCGGTGTGGAAAATGAATTTTCGGCAGTCAACATTGAGCACGCCATGGATGATCTGGAAATACCGCTGACGGACGGTCTTGTGCGCACCAGCGAGAAAATCTATGATGCGCTTATGCTGGGCAAAAGCTATCCCGAAACTGTAGGCGAAGGGCGGCTGCTGAACTTCAACTTGAAGTACATTGACTGGGAGGACCCGACGCAGAACCTTTACCATGTCACGGAAGAATTTGCGGTGGAAAGCGCCGATGGACAGCATGATGCCCGCCCGGACATCGCGCTGTTTGTCAATGGAATTCCGTTTGCGGTGATTGAGTGCAAGGCTCCGGATATCCCGGTGGAACAGGCCATTGAGCAAACCTGCCGTAACCAGCAGCCTCACTATATCCCCCAGCTTTATGCGTTTGCACAGATCGTAATGACGACCAATAAAAACGAGGTGCGCTATGCAACAACGGGAACGCCGAAAAAATTCTGGAGCATCTGGAAAGAGCAAGATGCAGATTTTCTGAACCGGAAAATGGCTCAGCTGATCCCGGATCGGACACCAACGGTGCAGGATAAAGATATTGTTTCCCTGTTTACACCGGTCCGTTTGTTGGAACTGACAAAGTATTTCGTGCTGTTTGACTACAATGTGAAAAAGATCTGCCGATATCAGCAATATTTTGCGGTAAAGGAAATTCTGCACACAGTCAAACAGCGTGATGAAAAAGGAAATCGGTGCGGCGGTGTGATCTGGCATACACAGGGCAGCGGAAAAAGTCTGACCATGGTGATGGTGGCGAAATATTTGCTGCTGGAGCTGCAGGCAGACCATCCACGTGTAGTGATCGTTACCGACCGAAAAGAGTTGGATAAGCAAATCACGGCGACATTCGCACACACGCGGCTTCGCCCTGCGCATGCTACCAACGGGCGGCATCTGCTGGGATTGGTTACGGATGAGCGGGTGGACATCGTCACCAGCATCATCAACAAATTCAGCACTGCCGAGCGACTGGACGGTTGCAACAAATCTCGGGACATTTTTGTTCTTGTGGACGAAAGCCACCGCTCCAATTACGGCAAAATGTCACATAAAATGCGGACGGTTTTTCCGAACGCCTGCTATATCGGTTTTACAGGAACGCCCTTGATGAAGAGCGAGAAGAACACCTTGAAAAAGTTTGGCGGACTGATTCACAAGTATACGATTCAGGACGGTGTAGCCGATGGTGCAATTGTTCCACTGATCTATGAAGGTCGCTTTGTGGAGCAGAAAGTTGACGAAAAGAACATCGACCTATGGTTTCAGCAAACAACAAAACGTCTGACGGAATCACAGAGGGATGATCTCGCCCGGAAATGGAGCAGCATCCGACGACTGACCTCTACGGATGCACGCATCAAACGGATCGCTTTGGACATCAACGAGGACTTTTGCCGAACCTATAAAAATACAGGCTTCAAGGGAATGGTCGCCACCAATTACAAGCGGGATGCCGTTCGGTATCTGGAATGCTTTGAGCAATTTGGCGATCTGAACTGCGCTGTCGTGATCTCGGCCCCGGATCTGCGCGAAAGCGTGGATGATGCAGATGAAGGAGCAGACGACAAGGTAGTTGCCTACTGGAATCGGATGATGCAACGCTATGGCAGTGCCGATGATTATGAAGAAGCAATCAAGGCACAGTATCATGCCGGAGAATTGGATCTTGTAATCGTGTGCAGCAAATGGCTTACCGGCTTTGATGAGCCGCTCTGCCAAGTGCTTTACTTGGACAAAGAACTTAAGGAGCACGGTTTGCTTCAGGCCATTGCCCGCACAAACCGCCTGTGCGAGGGCAAAAGCTATGGAATGATCGTGGATTACCGGGGCCTGATCAAAAAATTGGATGAGGCAATGGAACTTTACAGTGGTGCCGGGCTGGAAAACTTTGATGGGCACGACCTGAAAGGCGTTGTGGTGGATGTGCTCTCTGCGATTGGAACGGTACGCAGCGACTATTCTGCACTGATGGAGCTGTTTTCGGCTGTTTCCGGTCTGACACTTGCCGGAACCGATGCAGAGGCGGTAGAGGTTTTCTTAGCGGATAATTCGAAGCGGGAAGAGTTTTACAAACGGCTGTGTAACTTTGGCCGCTCCTTGAATCTTGTTCTGAATTCTGAAAAAACCTATGAGGCGCTGGCAGTGGAAGAGCGGGAAAAATATATCAAAGCATTTGGCTTTTTCTCTGCGGTACGGCGCAGTGTGAAACCTCGTTATGGGGATTCAATTGACAATCGGGAATACGAACCACTGATGCAAAACCTGCTGGACGTACACCTTTCAGTAGAGGGTCTGAAGCGAATCACCGAGCCGGTAGACATTCTGGACAGAGATGCGTTTGAAAAGGAATTAAACGAGTTAGGCTCACTGCGTGCCAAAGCTGATGCGATTCGCACACGGCTCGCCAAGAGTATCAATACGAAGTATCAGGAGAACCCAGCATACTATGAAAATTTTTCCAAGCGCATCAAGGAAGCGCTGGAGCTGTATAAAGCCCGGACGATAACGGAGGCGGAATATCTGGCCAAGATGCGGGATATTCTGGAGGATTACCGCACGGGAAAAAGCGCTATCGCATACCCGGATCGCATCCGAGCCAATGTCCATGCACAGGCGTTCTATGGTGTACTGACTGCGATTTTCTCCAACGAAAAATTGTCTGTGGAGCCAGACTTTGCCGCCGAGATGGCACTGGATATTACGACAATCATCGAAAAACATAGCCAGGTAGACTGGACCCATAACCTGACGATCCATGATCGAATCTCGCAGGATATTGATGATCTGTTTTACCGTTATCAAAAAGAAAGGGGCCTGGTACTTTCTTTTGATGTGATTGACATGATTATTGAAAATGTTAAAACAGTTGCGTTGCGGAGGTTTGCATGA